In Defluviitalea raffinosedens, the genomic window TGATTTTGTTCTTAAATTGAGCATACTTCTCAAATATCGATTTACAAACATCAATTTACAGTTTTTATTCAATATATTATTTTTCAGCAAAACGGTAACCAATGCCGACCTGAGTAAGAATAAATCTGGGATTAGCTGTATCTTTCTCGATTTTTCGGCGCAAACTTGCCATAAATACTCTGAGGCTTTTTGCATCGCCAACTTCACCATATCCCCATATCTGATTAATTATATAGTTATGTGTCAGCACCTTACCTCTATTTGCAATTAATAGTTTAAGAAGTTTATACTCCATCGGCGTTAAGTGAACTTCATTTTGATCCACGAATACAAGACCTTTTGTATAATCTACAGTTAAATTCTCGCACGTAAAAACTTCTAAATTTTCTGGATTTGTTAAGCTACTTATTTTCCGTTGGGCAACCCTAATTCTGGCAAGAAGTTCTCCTGTGTAAAAGGGTTTAGTTATATAATCGTCAGCTCCACGATCCAACGCGTTGATTATC contains:
- a CDS encoding response regulator gives rise to the protein MKDNASILLVEDDKYIMSLISMLLKDEGYKTFFAVTGKEAIALFYANNPDIIILDLGLPDIDGIEVIQQIRERSNAPIIVVSAREEEYEIINALDRGADDYITKPFYTGELLARIRVAQRKISSLTNPENLEVFTCENLTVDYTKGLVFVDQNEVHLTPMEYKLLKLLIANRGKVLTHNYIINQIWGYGEVGDAKSLRVFMASLRRKIEKDTANPRFILTQVGIGYRFAEK